The Meles meles chromosome 6, mMelMel3.1 paternal haplotype, whole genome shotgun sequence genome has a window encoding:
- the COMMD4 gene encoding COMM domain-containing protein 4 isoform X5, translating into MRFRFCGDLDCPDWVLAEISTLAKIYEKILKLTADARFESGDVKATVAVLSFILSSAAKHSVDGESLSSELQQLGLPKEHAASLCRCYEEKQSPLQEHLRACSLRELKQAQTLMSSLG; encoded by the exons AGGTTCCGGTTCTGTGGTGATCTGGACTGTCCTGACTGGGTCCTGGCGGAGATCAGCACGCTGGCCAAGATT TACGAGAAGATCCTGAAGCTCACCGCCGATGCCAGGTTTG AGTCGGGCGATGTCAAGGCCACGGTGGCAGTGCTGAGTTTCATCCTCTCCAGTGCGGCCAAGCATAGCGTGGATGGCGAGTCCTTGTCTAGTGAACTGCAGCAGTTGGGGCTCCCTAAAG AGCACGCGGCCAGCCTGTGTCGCTGTTATGAGGAGAAGCAAAGCCCCCTACAGGAGCATCTGCGGGCCTGCAGCCTGCGTG AACTGAAGCAGGCTCAGACCCTGATGAGCTCCCTGGGCTGA
- the COMMD4 gene encoding COMM domain-containing protein 4 isoform X3 translates to MRFRFCGDLDCPDWVLAEISTLAKIYEKILKLTADARFESGDVKATVAVLSFILSSAAKHSVDGESLSSELQQLGLPKEHAASLCRCYEEKQSPLQEHLRACSLRVNRLAAVGWRVDYTLSSSLLRAVAEPMVHLKLEVAAASGAAAQPVTMSLSADKFQVLLAELKQAQTLMSSLG, encoded by the exons AGGTTCCGGTTCTGTGGTGATCTGGACTGTCCTGACTGGGTCCTGGCGGAGATCAGCACGCTGGCCAAGATT TACGAGAAGATCCTGAAGCTCACCGCCGATGCCAGGTTTG AGTCGGGCGATGTCAAGGCCACGGTGGCAGTGCTGAGTTTCATCCTCTCCAGTGCGGCCAAGCATAGCGTGGATGGCGAGTCCTTGTCTAGTGAACTGCAGCAGTTGGGGCTCCCTAAAG AGCACGCGGCCAGCCTGTGTCGCTGTTATGAGGAGAAGCAAAGCCCCCTACAGGAGCATCTGCGGGCCTGCAGCCTGCGTG TGAACAGGCTGGCAGCTGTGGGCTGGCGGGTGGACTACACCCTGAGCTCCAGCTTGCTTCGGGCTGTGGCAGAGCCCATGGTGCACCTGAAGCTGGAGGTGGCAGCTGCCTCGGGCGCCGCAGCCCAGCCTGTGACCATGTCCCTCTCAGCTGACAAGTTCCAGGTCCTCCTCGCTG AACTGAAGCAGGCTCAGACCCTGATGAGCTCCCTGGGCTGA
- the COMMD4 gene encoding COMM domain-containing protein 4 isoform X4 has protein sequence MRFRFCGDLDCPDWVLAEISTLAKISSVKLRLLCSQVLKELLGQGIDYEKILKLTADARFESGDVKATVAVLSFILSSAAKHSVDGESLSSELQQLGLPKEHAASLCRCYEEKQSPLQEHLRACSLRELKQAQTLMSSLG, from the exons AGGTTCCGGTTCTGTGGTGATCTGGACTGTCCTGACTGGGTCCTGGCGGAGATCAGCACGCTGGCCAAGATT TCCTCCGTGAAGCTGAGGTTGCTGTGTAGCCAGGTGCTGAAGGAGCTTCTGGGACAGGGGATTGAC TACGAGAAGATCCTGAAGCTCACCGCCGATGCCAGGTTTG AGTCGGGCGATGTCAAGGCCACGGTGGCAGTGCTGAGTTTCATCCTCTCCAGTGCGGCCAAGCATAGCGTGGATGGCGAGTCCTTGTCTAGTGAACTGCAGCAGTTGGGGCTCCCTAAAG AGCACGCGGCCAGCCTGTGTCGCTGTTATGAGGAGAAGCAAAGCCCCCTACAGGAGCATCTGCGGGCCTGCAGCCTGCGTG AACTGAAGCAGGCTCAGACCCTGATGAGCTCCCTGGGCTGA
- the COMMD4 gene encoding COMM domain-containing protein 4 isoform X2, translated as MRFRFCGDLDCPDWVLAEISTLAKISSVKLRLLCSQVLKELLGQGIDYEKILKLTADARFESGDVKATVAVLSFILSSAAKHSVDGESLSSELQQLGLPKEHAASLCRCYEEKQSPLQEHLRACSLRVNRLAAVGWRVDYTLSSSLLRAVAEPMVHLKLEVAAASGAAAQPVTMSLSADKFQVLLAELKQAQTLMSSLG; from the exons AGGTTCCGGTTCTGTGGTGATCTGGACTGTCCTGACTGGGTCCTGGCGGAGATCAGCACGCTGGCCAAGATT TCCTCCGTGAAGCTGAGGTTGCTGTGTAGCCAGGTGCTGAAGGAGCTTCTGGGACAGGGGATTGAC TACGAGAAGATCCTGAAGCTCACCGCCGATGCCAGGTTTG AGTCGGGCGATGTCAAGGCCACGGTGGCAGTGCTGAGTTTCATCCTCTCCAGTGCGGCCAAGCATAGCGTGGATGGCGAGTCCTTGTCTAGTGAACTGCAGCAGTTGGGGCTCCCTAAAG AGCACGCGGCCAGCCTGTGTCGCTGTTATGAGGAGAAGCAAAGCCCCCTACAGGAGCATCTGCGGGCCTGCAGCCTGCGTG TGAACAGGCTGGCAGCTGTGGGCTGGCGGGTGGACTACACCCTGAGCTCCAGCTTGCTTCGGGCTGTGGCAGAGCCCATGGTGCACCTGAAGCTGGAGGTGGCAGCTGCCTCGGGCGCCGCAGCCCAGCCTGTGACCATGTCCCTCTCAGCTGACAAGTTCCAGGTCCTCCTCGCTG AACTGAAGCAGGCTCAGACCCTGATGAGCTCCCTGGGCTGA
- the COMMD4 gene encoding COMM domain-containing protein 4 isoform X1 — protein MRFRFCGDLDCPDWVLAEISTLAKIVECTGSSRSSVKLRLLCSQVLKELLGQGIDYEKILKLTADARFESGDVKATVAVLSFILSSAAKHSVDGESLSSELQQLGLPKEHAASLCRCYEEKQSPLQEHLRACSLRVNRLAAVGWRVDYTLSSSLLRAVAEPMVHLKLEVAAASGAAAQPVTMSLSADKFQVLLAELKQAQTLMSSLG, from the exons AGGTTCCGGTTCTGTGGTGATCTGGACTGTCCTGACTGGGTCCTGGCGGAGATCAGCACGCTGGCCAAGATTGTTGAGTGCACGGGGTCTTCTAGG TCCTCCGTGAAGCTGAGGTTGCTGTGTAGCCAGGTGCTGAAGGAGCTTCTGGGACAGGGGATTGAC TACGAGAAGATCCTGAAGCTCACCGCCGATGCCAGGTTTG AGTCGGGCGATGTCAAGGCCACGGTGGCAGTGCTGAGTTTCATCCTCTCCAGTGCGGCCAAGCATAGCGTGGATGGCGAGTCCTTGTCTAGTGAACTGCAGCAGTTGGGGCTCCCTAAAG AGCACGCGGCCAGCCTGTGTCGCTGTTATGAGGAGAAGCAAAGCCCCCTACAGGAGCATCTGCGGGCCTGCAGCCTGCGTG TGAACAGGCTGGCAGCTGTGGGCTGGCGGGTGGACTACACCCTGAGCTCCAGCTTGCTTCGGGCTGTGGCAGAGCCCATGGTGCACCTGAAGCTGGAGGTGGCAGCTGCCTCGGGCGCCGCAGCCCAGCCTGTGACCATGTCCCTCTCAGCTGACAAGTTCCAGGTCCTCCTCGCTG AACTGAAGCAGGCTCAGACCCTGATGAGCTCCCTGGGCTGA